Genomic DNA from Prunus persica cultivar Lovell chromosome G1, Prunus_persica_NCBIv2, whole genome shotgun sequence:
aacgaaggaaattaatattctgcaatatgtaaagtttcttttttggatgacagatttaaataaaataagaatataaaaacaacaaatgtgtaagtcaagtagacgaaaagttgcttacatataaaaccatttcaaaaaaataatacggcggttacatataactacgacgtataaattacaaaatacgacggtacatttaacttcggacgtggtaaataaatacgacagtagtttgtaggtaccgtcgtagtaaactcaaaaattaaagtacataagtaataactcgcgtcatggtatattatttaacacgtcgtttttattaatttaccgacgtggatttctgtaatatacgtcgatcataccgacattgattttacaatttaaacggcggtttttttgtaaggaccgccggtggttttaaaaatttattctataaatttgtcgctttcattcattttcggtttacatttaaggttccaagttcttcctctctcagtctctcatgtctcaaagacaataatttggatgttttctcaaagagaaattgagcttactcgcatcaaatatatgtccacaagaagaagcttgtcaactagccttctcacttccttgatcaagcctgataggacacttagtgcttctgaatactccttgctttccatcaaaagagatgcaagcctggcctccactcgctgtcgaaggaaatttcgcttctcagggaaatctgaagatcagatgtgcctgatcctctgcttgattttcttgcctaagaagatccgtcggatttattgtgatagcctcttcctttatccgtagagcttcagaagaagaagatgggtttcaagaatgcgataaagaatagaaatggcttcagatggcctctaaagcatgagcaattgaatcagtagtttctgggagatatgatgaagacattgtcaatgctttgaactacacaagtcctgcagaaagatatattaaagaaactgaaacaacggcggttttctgttctaccgtcgtcttttctcgtcgtctatattaagttaagatggcggtagatttataattaccgacgtagattattttgttaaacgtcgttaagtgtactacaaccgacgtggattttaattttaaattataaatagagttttttttcccgtattctttcagttttagttttcaattccaaagcgtgataaatagatttttctttcccgaggaaatttaaaatgagggaaattaatgttctagaatttgtaaactaacacgacgcaatatttgcaaatatgtgtcatctgttaagattatgatgtggaacagagttccatctggtaagatttcgtaacccttgggatctcagacaaaactgattatgtcggcggtgttctatataaaccgtcgtggttatttcaattcttgtcattaagtagatctaccgacgtaggataagaaaatcaaagaaaaaaattgttaacaaaaattcttattaagacgaccgttaaaattaaaggtacgacgtataaaatgaataaatacgacgataaattttattgtacgatttaaagataacgtcgtagaactatacgagaatgacgtcgatatatttatattttccgtcgttgtaaattaatttaatacggcgatattttgtattttaaagccgtggatttgtttgtaattatacggcgtcttatacgaaaacctcgtcgtgttattttatgagtaaaaacggcagtttttattgaaatcgtcgtctttactttctacgtcggtcgattcataacttctgccgttctttgttggcattgattttacactgcggaaatctgtttcaaatagacgtcggttgtttaattatgtacgtcgttgtttttgaacagccatttgaaactccatttttagttgtctaaggttgtattacacgacggtgtttttagaaccgtcgtctttttataaaccacgacggttttcacttagaccgtcgttgttttctggtcgtctttttcactttttgtagtagtgatcaTTTCATGTACACCGTTGTACGAACTTGCACCTCGCACAACATGTCTTTTTTTCGGTTGAAATTGGCTGCGGAGATAACAAGGGGAGATGCTTACTTCCTAAGAATTGGTACTTGGTGCCCCCCCTTCtgccagaaaataaaaataaatattgatgTAGCCTCGTATGCTGAATCACAACGAGGTGGCATTGGATTAATTGCTAGAGATAATCTCGGATCTTTTATTGCAGCCAAGGCGTGTCCATGTAAGGCAAATTCAGCGTTGGAATTGGAAGCTATGGGTGTTGTAGAAACGTGTTCCTTTGCTATTGAGCATCAATTCTACCAGGTTCAGTTTGTGATGGATTGTAGAGAGGTTATTCGTAGAGGACAAGGACATATTTCGAGAGGTCGGTAGGAGTTATATTCTTTCCTCCGCAAGATTAAGGAGCAACGCTGGGCTTAGTATTCAAGAGCAGCTAATGTGGTAGTAGATCACAGTGCGACTCTGGCAAGTGTGAGGATGAGCGTTGTGACCTGGGTCATCAAATCGAGACGGGATCTCTCTGTCCCCAATTTCCATGTCCCTTTGGAGCAttttcactctttttttttttaaaatgtaaaaaagGCAAGATGAGGCAATAGTtggtactattcacatgaatagtgtctaccatagcaattttttttgttggttttccacccattgtcatGGCAACTCAAAGGCaactactattcacatgaggtATGAAGAGGAAGAATTTGTATATAGTTTTGGTATGGGAAGTGAGAAATATGGCAaggtatttaaaaaaaaattcggaaaattttggtattttgtcaaatttttttgaattgcCGACATCATGACGTCAGACATTGTCACAGCCCTCACACAACATCTCAAACTGTTCTTTGTCGTTTTCTAGTGCACCCGTGATTAACAGTAGCGTCACgttcctttatatcctttcaGTTGTCGGCAACAAGCACTCCTCATGCAACCACCCAAACCACCAACCCACCATCATAAAACATAAACCAGAGAATTGATGACGGAGATGGAGGGCATAGAGCACAGAACAGTCCAAGTCAATGGTATAAACATGCACATAGCCGAGAAAGGCCAGGGCCCACTCATCCTCTTCGTCCACGGCTTCCCCGAGCTCTGGTACTCCTGGAGCCACCAGATCACAGCCCTCGCCTCCTTCGGTTACAGAGCCGTCGCGCCGGACCTCCGAGGCTTCGGCGACACCGACGCCCCCGATTCCCCCACGAGCTACACCTGTCTCCACGTGGTCGGAGACCTCATTGCCCTCCTCGACGCCATAGCCCCCGACCAGGACAAGGTGTTCGTGGTGGGCCACGACTGGGGCGCTTACTTAGCTTGGTTCCTCTGCCTGTTCCGGCCCGACAGGGTCAAAGCCTTGGTCAACCTGAGCGTGGCTTTCATGCCTAGAAACCCTCAGAGGAAGTTCATTGAATCTGTGAAAGCTGTTTATGGGGATGACTATTACATGTGCAGATTTCAGGTTCAATCTCATACGTCccctgtttttttgtttttatttttattaaattttctgaCTTGTTTGTTTGGAAATGTTGTGGTCCACTAATTGTCAAtctgtatttttgtttttgaatacAAGCGATATACGGTATGGAGATTTGaacatttttttggttttttatttttatttttatttttatttatgaaacattttatttattgtttaagTTTGAGGGTTACATCATTTTCTAATGCTGGACTCACTTTTGGAGGTGATTAGTTTAAAAGAGATAGTGGTCTTCAGCTGATgcgaatttttctttttggggtttgaATTTCATGGAAATGTTCTCATGTTAGATTGCTGTGAGGGGTTACGGTACATATACTCAGTATGGACATTTCGAAATACACTACTTGTTGGGTCATCATGACCTATAGAGTGGTTCCCAACGAGTGGTATTTCGAGGATTTTGTACTGGTGAGTATGCGAATGTAACGTAAAAAATTGTGTTGCTAGATTGTGACTAGGGCACATTGATTAAATTAGTGTGAAATGTTGTAAACGTTTAGAAGCAACATATATAGTTGCATAAATTTCAGTTCTGGGTTGTGATAGATAAACTACTCATGTTACAGGAGCCAGGAGTGATGGAAGCTGAGTTTGCCAAACTTGGTACTGCAAGAGTTATGAAGGAATTTCTAACATATCGCAATCCTGGTCCACTTTTCCTGCCTAAAGATAAAATGTTTGGACATGCCCCAGATGCTCCAATCGTGTTGCCGAGTTGGTTGTCTGAGGATGAAGTCAACTACTATGCCAGCAAATTTGAGAAGACAGGATTCACTGGGGCCTTAAACTACTACAGAAACTTGGACCTGTATGTAATTTCCTTTAAACTTAGTTTACTTGAATTTCATACGCACAAACTAATTTTAGCAAGAAAgagcttttcttgtttgtcgAATATATATTCTGAAGGTTTGCTTTGAATGCAGAAATTGGGAGCTCACTGCAGCATGGACCGAGGTTCAAGTGAAAGTTCCAGTTAAGTTCATTGTGGGAGACCAGGACCTAGTTTATAATTCTCTTCACGCCAAGGACTTCATACACAAAGGTGGGTTCAAGAAATATGTGCCGCTTCTCGAAGAGGTAGTTGTAATGGAAGGAGTTGCCCATTTTATCAACCAAGAAAGGCCTGATGAAATCAACAAACACATTCATGACTTCATCGCAAAATTTCCCTAATTAGCTgtctatatatgtatgtatatgtatatatatatatatatgtatgttgtATGCTGCTGCTGTTTCAAACTCTCTGTTATGCATTTCTTGTGCATTCATTAATAAAGTGTCCTGTATTTTGAGATGGGAATTCTTCAACTTCATGTGTTGTATCCTGGAGATTGCAGCAGCAGCCTCACAGCCTCCTACGGTCAAGCCAACCTCATTAATGCTATTAGAGCACCTCCACCCGCCTGTGACTTGGTCGGGCAGGAGGGAGCCCAAGGGCCAAGTTGCAACTCCAGCGCAGCAAGTCTAGCACAGGCAAGAGTTGGGTCCCACGAGCCCACCAAAaattctagaatttttttaatcacctCCACCGCTTTCATGTGTTTTGCTTACCTTAATCACCTGAAACAACAAATTTCCTATTTCAGGGCACCACAACCAATG
This window encodes:
- the LOC18793588 gene encoding uncharacterized protein LOC18793588, with the translated sequence MTEMEGIEHRTVQVNGINMHIAEKGQGPLILFVHGFPELWYSWSHQITALASFGYRAVAPDLRGFGDTDAPDSPTSYTCLHVVGDLIALLDAIAPDQDKVFVVGHDWGAYLAWFLCLFRPDRVKALVNLSVAFMPRNPQRKFIESVKAVYGDDYYMCRFQEPGVMEAEFAKLGTARVMKEFLTYRNPGPLFLPKDKMFGHAPDAPIVLPSWLSEDEVNYYASKFEKTGFTGALNYYRNLDLNWELTAAWTEVQVKVPVKFIVGDQDLVYNSLHAKDFIHKGGFKKYVPLLEEVVVMEGVAHFINQERPDEINKHIHDFIHRTVQVNGINMHIAEKGQGPLILFIHGFPELWYSWRHQITALASLGYRAVAPDLRGFGDTDAPDSPTSYTCLHVIGDLVALLDAIAPDQDKVFVVGHDWGAFIAWYLCLFRPDRVKALVNMSVAFLPRNPQRKSLESLKAVYGDDYYICRFQEPGVIEAEFAKIGTARVMKEFLTYRNSGPLFLPKDKMFGHPLDAPIVLPSWLSEDEVNYYASKFEKTGFTGGINYYRNLDLNWELTAAWTGAQVKVPVKFIVGDQDLTYNSVGTKDFIHKGGFKKYVPLLEEVVVMEGVAHFINQERPDEINKHIHDFIAKFH